A genomic region of Carassius carassius chromosome 27, fCarCar2.1, whole genome shotgun sequence contains the following coding sequences:
- the henmt1 gene encoding small RNA 2'-O-methyltransferase, with translation MTTPFSPPLYMQRYQFVIDYVKTYRPKKVIDFGCAECCLLKKLKFHRNGIQLLVGVDINSVVLLKRMHTLAPLISDYLQPSDGPLTIELYQGSVTEREPCTRGFDLVTCVELIEHLELVEVASFSEVVFGYMSPGAVIVSTPNAEFNPLLPGLRGFRNYDHKFEWTRAEFESWAHKVCRDYGYSVHFTGVGEAVGHWREVGFCTQIAVFQRNFHDSMSNAERLEPSVYRLMYKVVYPSLSDNNIYQRTLVNEVLYEAQHLRQEWLSRMDSSNNAHFCAPPLMHLFQHGAEGGTPDWQPVYQQGGTICVPLACVWSSPRVRVLCGSVQRLREELLEDERVRMSADGTVLNLPAADAEEAEEKEEVEEEEDVKAVSVVANSVEEDWDRELGCYGNI, from the exons ATGACTACGCCGTTTTCTCCTCCGCTTTACATGCAGCGATACCAGTTTGTTATCGACTATGTGAAAACTTACCGACCTAAAAAG GTCATCGATTTCGGATGCGCAGAATGTTGCTTACTAAAAAAGCTTAAGTTTCACCGCAACGGTATACAGTTACTCGTGGGAGTTGATATCAACAGCGTCGTCCTCCTGAAGAGAAT gCACACATTGGCTCCACTTATAAGTGATTATCTACAGCCAAGTGATGGGCCTTTGACCATTGAGTTGTATCAAGGCTCTGTCACAGAAAGGGAGCCCTGCACCAGAGGATTTGATCTTGTGACGTGTGTGGAGTT AATCGAACACCTGGAGCTTGTGGAGGTGGCAAGCTTTTCTGAGGTGGTGTTTGGCTACATGTCACCAGGTGCCGTGATAGTAAGCACACCAAACGCAGAGTTCAACCCACTGCTGCCGGGCCTGAGAGGCTTCAGGAACTATGACCACAAGTTCGAATGGACCAGAGCAGAGTTTGAAAGTTG GGCTCACAAGGTGTGTAGAGACTATGGCTACTCCGTGCATTTCACGGGAGTTGGAGAAGCTGTTGGCCACTGGAGAGAAGTGGGATTCTGCACCCAGATTGCCGTGTTCCAGAGGAATTTCCATGATTCCATGAGCAATGCTGAACGCTTGGAACCCTCAGTCTATAGACTG ATGTACAAAGTAGTGTATCCGAGCCTAAGTGATAACAACATCTACCAGAGAACTTTAGTTAATGAAGTCTTGTATGAGGCACAACACCTGAGACAGGAATGGCTCAGCAGAATGGACTCCAGCAATAATGCACACTTCTGTGCTCCTCCATTAATGCACTTATTCCAGCATGGGGCTGAAGGAGGTACACCTGACTGGCAGCCTGTCTACCAGCAAGGTGGCACAATTTGTGTTCCTTTGGCATGTGTGTGGTCCAGTCCCAGAGTGAGAGTGCTTTGTGGGAGCGTGCAGCGTCTCCGGGAGGAACTGCTGGAGGATGAGCGAGTGAGGATGAGCGCTGATGGAACGGTGCTAAACCTGCCTGCTGCTGATGCTGAGGAGGCAGAGGagaaggaggaggtggaggaagaggaagatgtgaaagCAGTATCAGTTGTAGCAAACAGTGTGGAGGAGGACTGGGATAGGGAGCTTGGGTGTTATGGAAATATATAA